GATTATCCTTACCGGATTTGGCGTGGTTGCCGTCTCTTTTGTTATTATCGAAGCACTTTTATTCACACAGCTTGGTGCGAATGATCCGGAAGAAGCGGACTATGTCATTATTCTGGGTTCAGGCATCCGTGGAACGGAATTGTCATTGACCCTAAAACAAAGGTTGGATGCCAGTCTGGACTACATTCGCAGTCACCCTCAGACACCGGTCATTGTATCGGGTGGACAGGGACCCGGGGAATCGATTCCTGAAGCGCTTGCCATGAAAAACTATCTGATTGAACAGGGGGTTAACCCCGCCCAAGTGATTATGGAAGATCGCTCCACAAGTACACAGGAGAATTTGGCCTTTTCCAAAAAAATCATTCTTGAATCCGGGTTAGAGCATCCCGAGATCATGATTGTCACCAGTGACTATCATATGTTCCGCTCCAAATATATTGCTGCCAAGAACGGTTATGCGGCAGAATATGGCATATCGGCCCCGTCACCGGGTTATCTGAAACCCGTCAACATGATCCGTGAATATTTTGCTACGATCAAAACATTTATTTAATGCACATGACAGAAAAACGGAAACAGGACGAAGCTGGAGATCTATGATCTATGCTTCGTCTTGTTTGCATATAAGGATGTTATTGATCCTTAACGATAGGTTATTTTTCTGAAGGAGCAGGTACAGCTTTGGTGACCTGGGCCTCGGAAGGGACGGATACGATTTCAGGAGATCCACCCATAGAAGGAACAGTTGCTGCTTCTACAACTTTAGCCTCAGAAGGTTTAGTAGTAGAAGGTACAGTAGCAGACGGAACTGGCACAGCTT
This Paenibacillus xylanexedens DNA region includes the following protein-coding sequences:
- a CDS encoding YdcF family protein codes for the protein MIKKFLQKNGLIIDLVLLACFVAFLIFWGQRFPVMLFGMITVAFIVLRRIDYQKHVILKRIILTGFGVVAVSFVIIEALLFTQLGANDPEEADYVIILGSGIRGTELSLTLKQRLDASLDYIRSHPQTPVIVSGGQGPGESIPEALAMKNYLIEQGVNPAQVIMEDRSTSTQENLAFSKKIILESGLEHPEIMIVTSDYHMFRSKYIAAKNGYAAEYGISAPSPGYLKPVNMIREYFATIKTFI